TGCCCGCAGTGCCCGACGAGGCAATGCCCGCGGAACTGAGCAGGTTGTGGCGGCTCGCCTCGCCACCGCAGCGGCTGGGACGGCCCGCCGAGCTCGACGTCGACCTCGTGGTGCGCAAGTCCGTCGAACTGGCCGACCGTGATGGGCTCGCGGGCGTCACGCTGATGAAAGTCGCTGCCGCCCTTGGTTTCACGAAGATGGCGCTGTACCGGCACGTCGGGTCCAAGGACGAACTCTTCGAGCTGATGGCCGATCACGCGGCCGGCCCGCCACCCGAATTCCCGCTCGCGCCCGCCGATTGGCGCGCGGAGCTGCGGCGCTGGGCGCACGCGATGCGGGCCACCCATCTGCGGCATCCGTGGCTGCCGCAACTGCCGATCTCGGGCCCGCCGCGTGGCCCGAACACCGTCGGCTGGATGGACGCGCACCTGCGCGTGCTGGCCGGCACGCCGCTCGACTGGGCCACCAAGGTCGCCGTCATGATGCTGGTCAGCGGTCACGTCCGCCAAGCGAGCCTGCTCACCCAGCAGTTGGCCGAAGGACGCGCGGACACCG
This genomic stretch from Nocardia brasiliensis ATCC 700358 harbors:
- a CDS encoding TetR/AcrR family transcriptional regulator, with amino-acid sequence MPDEAMPAELSRLWRLASPPQRLGRPAELDVDLVVRKSVELADRDGLAGVTLMKVAAALGFTKMALYRHVGSKDELFELMADHAAGPPPEFPLAPADWRAELRRWAHAMRATHLRHPWLPQLPISGPPRGPNTVGWMDAHLRVLAGTPLDWATKVAVMMLVSGHVRQASLLTQQLAEGRADTGLDEAQVNQAYTRSLAALVDPSRYPEAAKLFSSTVFDPPPATPADPTEDPDFTVTLEIILNGIAQEIAAAECA